CCGCAATTGACCGTGACCATCGCCTGCTTGTGCCGGGGGACGCGGCGTGGATCGCGCGGGCGATGACATCCTTGCCGACGCCGCTTTCGCCCTCGATCAATACGGGGATACGGGCGCGCGCCGCCTTCGCCGCGATGGCGAGTGCCGCGCGGAATTGCGGGGCGGACCCAACGACATCCTCGAAGGAGAGGGGAGCGGTGATCTTTTCGGTGAGCGGGCGCAACTCGCCTGCCGCCGCGCCTTCGGCCAGGGTCGCATTGAGCGCGGCGAGCAGCCGTTCGGGCGCGATCGGCTTGGACAGATAGTCGGTGGCGCCCGCGCGCATCGCCTCCACGGCGATGGCGACATTATTGTGGGCGGTCAGGATCAGGATCGGCAGCGCCGGCCGACGACTGCGAATCTCGCGGATCAGGCCGGACGGCTCATAATCGGGACTCCACTGGTCCAGGATGATCGCGTCCAGCATCATCCCGTCCTGCGTGCCCAGCGTCGCGATCGCGGTTTCGCCGTCGGCCGCGAAGATGGTGCGCCATCCGGCACGCGCCCCCAATGCCGACACCAGACGCCGCTGCGCCGGTTCGTCATCGATCAGCATCAACATCGGTACGCCGTCGCGCGCCATCAAATCCCTCATCTGTAAAGCCGGGGACGATGGTAAGCGCAGGGGGTAAAGGCGTGCTTAACCGCGACGAATTTTCTTGGGCATGCCGGGTTGAGGGCGCAGGGCCTTGACGATAAGAGGTGGCGACAATCGCTTTTAGGCACATCGCGCAGACAAGGGGACAGGATATGGCGTCAGAAGGCAATATGAAGGCCGCGAACCAGACCTACGGCAGCTTCGTCGGCTTCGTCAAATGGGGCACGATCGTCAGCGTCGCGCTCGCCGCGCTGGTGGTGCTGCTGATTTCCAGCTGACAGCGCGCCTGTCCGGCATGGGGAACGCGCCTTGGACGGCGGGCCTAGGGGCATGAACGGCCTTGGCCTTATGCCCGTTTTCCTCCTCGCCTGCCTGGGCGGCTATGTCGTTGCCCGGCCGGGCGCTGACGCCGCCACACCCTATTGGCGCGCAGGCGTCGGCGGCGTCGCCGCCATCATACTGGTCGGCGCACTAATCGCCGCAGCCGAAGCGGGCAGCGCGGCGGCGCGCTACATGGCGCTGATGGCGCTGTTATGCGCCAGCACGGCGGCCGTCCTGTTGCTGGGCGTGGTCGAACGGCGCTGGCCGCCGATCGAACAAGACACGGTCGAAGGCGATCCCGAATGATGCCGCTGTCCGGCGTAGCATTGCTGGGCGCACGGATGGATGGGGTCGATCCGTCGCCGCTGGTGGCGGGCGCCTATCTTCTGTCCGGCGTCCTGCTGCTGGCTGCCCTGCGGTGGCGTGGGCAGCGCCACGGCAACCGGATCGCCATGGCGGGCATCGCGCTGGCGCTCGCTGCCGCGCTCTACAGCCATGATGTCATGAACCTGCCCGAAATCGCGAGCGCTCTGGTGATCGGCGGCAGCATCGGCCTGTTGCTGGCGCGCCGGTGTGCGGCGCGGATGCTGCCCTGGCTGGTCGTCGTGGCGCATGGTCTGCTGG
This window of the Sphingobium sp. CR2-8 genome carries:
- a CDS encoding aa3-type cytochrome c oxidase subunit IV yields the protein MASEGNMKAANQTYGSFVGFVKWGTIVSVALAALVVLLISS
- a CDS encoding NAD(P) transhydrogenase subunit alpha, with protein sequence MPVFLLACLGGYVVARPGADAATPYWRAGVGGVAAIILVGALIAAAEAGSAAARYMALMALLCASTAAVLLLGVVERRWPPIEQDTVEGDPE